The Fluviispira sanaruensis sequence TGCAAAATAATATATAATCGCGTACTTCATTCTCAATAATAAGTTCTGCCTGTTGAGCTGCCATCCGCCGATTCTGCCGATTTTTCTCCATCACAGAGTCAAGATCGTCAACATTAAATAGAAAAAGATTATCGTATTCTGAAACTTTAGGATCAATTTTCCTTGGCACACTGATATCAACCATGACAGAAAGTTTGCCATGTCGTTTTTTTGCATAATCTTTAAAATGATTAATTTCGATTATATAGTTGTTACCTGAAGCAGCTGCAATACAAATATCAAATTCTGCAATACGCTCCAAAGCATCATGCATTTCCAAGGGCCACGCATCACCCAATTCTAAAGCAAGTTTTTCAGCTTTTGCAAATGTTCGATTCGCTATATAAACACTTTTAGCGTTCGATACAATCAGATGTTGGGCTGTGATACGTGACATTTCTCCAGCACCGAAGATTACAATTTTTTTATCTTGCACACCTTCAAATACACGGGAAATAACATCAATAGCAGCATGCCCAATTGATATTCCGTTTCGCCCTATTTCGGTTTCTGTGCGTACTTTTTTAGCCACGCGAAAATTCCGACTAAAAATTGCGGCAGCTTGATTTTGTGCAGAGCCAAATTCACATGCTTTTATATAAGCATCTTTAACTTGACCTAGAATTTGCGATTCACCAAGCACCAGTGAATCTAAACTTGTTGTTACTTTATAGAGTGTTCTCAAAGCATCGGCATCGAAATCAATATGCAAAAATCGTTCAAAATAGTCTGAAGATAATAATTTGCAAGCTGAATTTAAATTTTTAAAATAAATATTATATAATTCTGAAAATATATTTAATATTTGTTGATGAGAAATCATGCCAAAAAAACAAATATCAAACCGATTACAGGTGCTAATAATAACGAACTCAATAGTTTGTAATGGAGTTATTTTTTGTAAAATATGTTTCACATTTAAATGTGAACCAATCGCAGCCCAAGCTTCGCGCATTTCAACAGGACAGGTTTTAAAATGTGCTCCAGTGTAAGCAAAAAATTGCGATTTTTTCATTTACTCGTTCCTATATTTTCTTTGTTTTTAAAAATAGGAGTGCATTCATAAGCTAAAGGTGTTGAAAAAAATTCATGTCTTTTATCGAAGGAAATATTTCTGCCAAGCATTATCATCAATTTTACACTGGCAGCTTCAAATGTCATATCGAGAGCAGATATAACCCCTAGATTTGCAAAAATTCTTCCATTTTCATATAAATCTAGCGAAACAGATCCCGATTCACATTGGGTTGACATAACAACAGGGATTTTTTTAAGAAATGCTTTTTTACAAAGTTCTAACCAGTTTTTATTCGCTGCTGGTAAATTACCAGCACCAAAACCTTGAATAATAAGACCTTCTATAGAATTTAACAGTGAATCAATAAAAGCTTCGGATGGCAATGCACCCGGCACACAACTTAAGGAAGCAATATTGCTATTAGTCTGTGTATTAATGATCGGCATATGTCTTTTCGCAGTTGGGATAATTGAATTCAAAATCTTATGTTTAATTTTAAAATTTACGCCCAGACTTCCAACTAAAGGAGCATTATAACTTTTAAAAGCATATAAATGTTCATTGCTGTATTTCGTAACACGCGCTGCTCTATGAATTTTACTGTCAAAGCAAACCATGACTTCGGGAATTCCACGTGTAGCCAATTCAACGGCATCGATAATATTCACCCGCGCGTCGGAACGCATTGCACTTAAAGGACGTTGTGAGCCTGTAAAAACAATTGGTTTTGTTAAACCTTGCAAAAAGAATGCAAGAGCTGTTGCCGTAAATGCCATGGTATCGGTGCCATGAATAATCACACATCCATCGAACTCATCCCAGTTTTCTTGAATAGCATTGGCAATTAAGGACCAAAGTTTTTGATTTGCATCGGAGGAATCGATATTACAAAGTATTCTTAAATCAATTTGCGCGAGTGAAGGCAGTTCTGGCACACGCTCTAAGAGATCTTTTAAAAAGTCTGGAGATTGAGTTTGGACTGTTTGTGCATTGCCCAATGCCATCCCAAAAGTACCGCCGGTATGATAAATAAGAACTCTTTTCTTCATAAATCACTCATTTCATTCTGCCTTTAAAAACACAGCTTATCGATTTAATAACGAACTTAATATTAAACGTACTGCCAAATAGTCCCAAAAAAACCTAAGATCAACAAAAGCATACCAAAAACAGTCAAGCGAGCCCCTTTTCTTCCTCGCCATCCCCAAAGACTGCGTCCAAATATGGTCATCACATACCATCCCCAAACTAAAAATGCCCAGAGAATTTTAACAATTCCAACTTGCACAGTCACTTTGCCGATAAAAATCAAGGCCAAGCCTGATAACAAACTGATTGTAATAAAAGTTAAGCCAATTAATGACGACCGTTCAACGAGCTTTTCAAGTGCGGCCAGACTGATTGGTGAGTGTACTTTTTCCAATTTCTTTTGTTTTAATTTTGTATATTCTCTTAAATAAAGCAGAGATGCGCAAAATGAAGCTACAAAAATGGCTTCGCCCAACGCGGCTGTGCCAATATGTAAAAAGACCAACCAATCTCCAGAGGCTGCATTATAAAGAGGAGTTGGGTCGAGAAATGGTGAGATCGTTGCTAATAAAAAAGTAAGAGCACCCACTAAAAAAGAAAAAGCTGGAAGACCTTCTTTTCCGCGATCAACGGCAATAACTGCGACAGAAAGAACAAAACAAATGACGGTATAAACTTGAGTTGTCAATGAATTCACTGGAAAAATAAACTCAAGAGTTCCATATACGATAGTAAAAGAAGTTGCTAATAAAAAAAGAGCTCTTGCACCTATATGAAATTTTTCTGAATGTGGAGCATTCTTTGATTTTAGCATCAATGTGTATCCAAAAATCAATACAGCAAAACCATATAAAGTGCTCATACCAATCCGTGCAATGGTCTCAAGCATAAATATATTACGGAAAATGTTTTCTTGAATTGTCAGATTCTGCATGTCATTATCCAAACTCTGTGCATTGAGGGTAAATGGTCGGCCCCATCCTTCCATTTAACCAGCGTCATATCACGAAAGTCAATTTGATCTATAACAGCAGGTGAATGTTTCCAACATGTGCAGCCATTTTAGCGATGATGATTCTTTTGATGAGAGAAGAATCGAACTAGAGAAAAAAAAGCAAAAAAAACTCGAAAAACAACTTCGCTTGAAGCAAAAAGCGGAATTAATCCAAGAATTACAAAAAATTCGCGAACATAATACAAATTGTCATCATAATTTTAACCTATGTTTAGAAAACTCGAATAAATATCCACGAGGAACTTTAAAATGGGCTCTCGAGTTCTTAAGTGCACAAGCTGATACAGATCAAGAATTCTTAAGAAAAATATATTTAGAACGAGCTCAGCTTTGGCATCCAGATAAAAATAATGATAAGAATCATTTGGCAATGCAATACTTAAACGAAGCTTGGCAAATTGTAAAAAAAAATAGATAAGGAAATTTGAATGAAAAATACTAAACATCTTCATTCTCCTACGTGTGGTTGTAAAAATGAAAAAGGAGAACCTTTATTTATTACAGCTCCATCAAAAGAAACACAAAATGCTCTCGATTATTGTGAAAAACATCTAGAAAAAGAACTTAAAAACTTAATCAAACTTGTAAAAATTCCGAGTGTAAGCCTTGCTGGTTTTGATGAAAATGATGTCAAACTCAGCGCTGAAGCCACTGCAGAACTCTTGCGTGGTGCAGGTCTTGAAAATGTTGAATTGCTGGAACTTGGAAAAGGCATACATCCCTATGTCTATGGTGAGTGGCTGCATAAACCAGGTGCGCCCACCTTGTTACTTTATGCTCACCACGATGTTCAACCGCCGGGACGGGAAGAAAAATGGAAATCCAATCCTTTTATCCCAGTAGAAAAAAATGGGCGCCTGTATGGCCGTGGTACAGCAGATGACAAAGCTGGGATTATTGCACACACAGCTGCTATTTCATCGTATTTAAAAACTGCGGGGGAATTACCGGTAAATGTAAAAGTTCTGATTGAGGGCGAAGAAGAAATTGGCAGCAATAATCTTGCAGTTTTTGTCCGCAAGCACAAAGAAAAGCTGAAGGCAGATGGTATTATTGTAACTGACTGCGCCAATGTCGATTCAGGAATTCCAAGCATTACAACTGCCCTTCGCGGTCTTGTCGCAGTGGATATAGAAGTCGAAGCCTTGGATCACCCAGTGCACTCTGGACTTTGGGGCGGTATTCTGCCCGATCCTGTTTTAGCCCTTACGAAAATTTTAGCCACGTTGTGCGATGAACAAGGTAACATTGCCATCAAAGGTATTCACGATAAAGTTAAAGCACTCACAGCAGCTGAAAGCGAAAACTTTTCTCAATTAAAAATGGAAAATATCGCGCGCGGAGCAACGGGGCTTTTAAATGGTTTGCCATTTACGGCGCAAGAAAAAGATTTTGCCGAAAAATTATGGCGCCAACCCTCATTGAGTATTAATGCCATTCAAAGTGGATCACGCAAACTTGTAAGTAATATTATTCAAGATGCAGCTTGGGCGCGTGTTTCTATTCGCATTGTTCCCAATATGAAACCACAAGAAATTTTAGAAATTTTAACGAAACACATTCAAGCGGTTTGCCCACAAGGATTTCGCCTCAAAATCAAGCCAGAGTCGTCGAGCAATTGGTGGGCAATTGCAGATCCCAAAGCAGATGTTTACCAAATAGCGGCTCGCTCTTTGGAAAAAGGCTATGGACACACAGCACAATTTATCGGTTGTGGCGCAAGTATACCATTTGTGCAACCTTTATCCGATGAATTTGGCTCAATTCCTGCAATCCTTGTGGGCGTTGAAGATCCCTACACAAATGCCCATTCTGAAAATGAAAGTTTATTGCTTACGGACTTTAAAAAATCACTTTTTGGGCAAATTCATATGTTACAAGATTTAGCTAAATTCAAAAAGGCATAAGTTAATAACGTTAAATATAAGAGACATATTCCTTGAAAATGAGCCGAGTATCTCTCTTAATTTATAATTTAAAGAGTAAAGGTAAAAACTTTAATTTCTTAATTCAAAGGGCGAAGGCATCAATTGTATATCTTCAAAAATTGCATATAATTTTTTATCAAATGAACTGACGATAACAGAATTTCGCTTGCCGAATACAGGATTTGAATAAATAAATCCATCTAATTTATAAGACCATATTTTATACCCTTCTTTTGAGATTAAATATAATTTTTTATCAAATGATCCAAAATATATTTCACCTGCTTTATTTATAAGTGGCTTAGAATAAATAGATCCATCGGCTGCAAACTCCCACAATTTATTTCCTTCAGGTGTCAATGCATAAAGTTTGCCATCCATGGATGTAAAATAAACAGTCCCATCCTTTCCAACAGTTGGGCTTGCATGCACACTGCGTCCTGCAGTAAATTCCCATTTTTTTGTTCCGTCTGGATTGATGGCATAAAGTTTACTATCATATGAGCCAAAATAAATTGTTCCATCCTCTGCAAATGCGGGTGAGGAATAAATATATCCTCCTGTCGTGTATTCCCATTTTTTTGTACCGTCCGGATTGATGGCATAAAGTTTATTATCATTTGAACCAATGAAAATTGTTCCGTTGTTATCAATAGAAGGAGAAGCGGAAAAAATAGCATCGCCAGTTGTAAAATCCCATTTTTTTGTTCCGTCGGAATTGAGAGCAT is a genomic window containing:
- the hemA gene encoding glutamyl-tRNA reductase, which translates into the protein MKKSQFFAYTGAHFKTCPVEMREAWAAIGSHLNVKHILQKITPLQTIEFVIISTCNRFDICFFGMISHQQILNIFSELYNIYFKNLNSACKLLSSDYFERFLHIDFDADALRTLYKVTTSLDSLVLGESQILGQVKDAYIKACEFGSAQNQAAAIFSRNFRVAKKVRTETEIGRNGISIGHAAIDVISRVFEGVQDKKIVIFGAGEMSRITAQHLIVSNAKSVYIANRTFAKAEKLALELGDAWPLEMHDALERIAEFDICIAAASGNNYIIEINHFKDYAKKRHGKLSVMVDISVPRKIDPKVSEYDNLFLFNVDDLDSVMEKNRQNRRMAAQQAELIIENEVRDYILFCKQKENLANVGRFHSWIKNVTDYEISRYVKDIKNGKSVNPSVVSDAIAKKIVSNAALLARNNMKPEDTESTVGDLLEYLFRLSEQPLLPENVQKDDNILKLPVKPSGKLGGI
- a CDS encoding asparaginase → MKKRVLIYHTGGTFGMALGNAQTVQTQSPDFLKDLLERVPELPSLAQIDLRILCNIDSSDANQKLWSLIANAIQENWDEFDGCVIIHGTDTMAFTATALAFFLQGLTKPIVFTGSQRPLSAMRSDARVNIIDAVELATRGIPEVMVCFDSKIHRAARVTKYSNEHLYAFKSYNAPLVGSLGVNFKIKHKILNSIIPTAKRHMPIINTQTNSNIASLSCVPGALPSEAFIDSLLNSIEGLIIQGFGAGNLPAANKNWLELCKKAFLKKIPVVMSTQCESGSVSLDLYENGRIFANLGVISALDMTFEAASVKLMIMLGRNISFDKRHEFFSTPLAYECTPIFKNKENIGTSK
- the ccsA gene encoding cytochrome c biogenesis protein CcsA translates to MQNLTIQENIFRNIFMLETIARIGMSTLYGFAVLIFGYTLMLKSKNAPHSEKFHIGARALFLLATSFTIVYGTLEFIFPVNSLTTQVYTVICFVLSVAVIAVDRGKEGLPAFSFLVGALTFLLATISPFLDPTPLYNAASGDWLVFLHIGTAALGEAIFVASFCASLLYLREYTKLKQKKLEKVHSPISLAALEKLVERSSLIGLTFITISLLSGLALIFIGKVTVQVGIVKILWAFLVWGWYVMTIFGRSLWGWRGRKGARLTVFGMLLLILGFFGTIWQYV
- a CDS encoding J domain-containing protein, with protein sequence MCSHFSDDDSFDERRIELEKKKQKKLEKQLRLKQKAELIQELQKIREHNTNCHHNFNLCLENSNKYPRGTLKWALEFLSAQADTDQEFLRKIYLERAQLWHPDKNNDKNHLAMQYLNEAWQIVKKNR
- a CDS encoding M20/M25/M40 family metallo-hydrolase → MKNTKHLHSPTCGCKNEKGEPLFITAPSKETQNALDYCEKHLEKELKNLIKLVKIPSVSLAGFDENDVKLSAEATAELLRGAGLENVELLELGKGIHPYVYGEWLHKPGAPTLLLYAHHDVQPPGREEKWKSNPFIPVEKNGRLYGRGTADDKAGIIAHTAAISSYLKTAGELPVNVKVLIEGEEEIGSNNLAVFVRKHKEKLKADGIIVTDCANVDSGIPSITTALRGLVAVDIEVEALDHPVHSGLWGGILPDPVLALTKILATLCDEQGNIAIKGIHDKVKALTAAESENFSQLKMENIARGATGLLNGLPFTAQEKDFAEKLWRQPSLSINAIQSGSRKLVSNIIQDAAWARVSIRIVPNMKPQEILEILTKHIQAVCPQGFRLKIKPESSSNWWAIADPKADVYQIAARSLEKGYGHTAQFIGCGASIPFVQPLSDEFGSIPAILVGVEDPYTNAHSENESLLLTDFKKSLFGQIHMLQDLAKFKKA
- a CDS encoding PQQ-binding-like beta-propeller repeat protein is translated as MYFNNPLRFLILSLSFSAAAFANNDLESINNYDYSRYLEENYQRLYNFEPKKLWRYSTQGSIFGSPKVAENGAVYIGSKDGYLHAYYPEDKFHNWKFKTEGEIFSTPAVSEDGSIYISSLDKNIYALTPNGKLKWKFTTGDEVYSSPIIGKDGTIYVGSNDNKLYALNSDGTKKWDFTTGDAIFSASPSIDNNGTIFIGSNDNKLYAINPDGTKKWEYTTGGYIYSSPAFAEDGTIYFGSYDSKLYAINPDGTKKWEFTAGRSVHASPTVGKDGTVYFTSMDGKLYALTPEGNKLWEFAADGSIYSKPLINKAGEIYFGSFDKKLYLISKEGYKIWSYKLDGFIYSNPVFGKRNSVIVSSFDKKLYAIFEDIQLMPSPFELRN